From bacterium:
CTGCTGACCGCGATCAAGAACGAACAGATTCGAGCCGGCGAGGAGGTCGATGAGCCCGGGTTCCTCCAGCTGGTGCGCAAGGCCATCAAGCAGCGCAAGGACTCCGCCGAGCAATACCGAAAGGGAGACCGCGAGGAGCTCGCGGCGAAGGAAAAGCGCGAGGCCGAGATCCTCTCCGGCTACCTGCCGCCTCAGGTCGACGAGGATGAGCTCCGTTCGGCGATTGCGACCCTGGTCGAAAGCGAGGGTCTCGCCGGACCGGCGGCCATCGGTACCGTCATGAAGGCGATGATGGCCAGGTACGCGGGCCGGGCCGAAGGTGGAACGATCAACAAGATCGCCCGCGAGGTGCTCGGCGCTTGAGACGCCGGGCGGAGATCCGAGTACCGACCCGTGGCAGATAGACAGGTAGTCGCATGCGGCGCGTGATCGTCGGCACCGCGGGCCATATCGACCACGGCAAGACCACCCTCCTCCAAGCGCTCACCGGCATCGACTGTGATCGCTGGCGCGAAGAGAAGCAGCGCGGGATCACGATCGACCTCGGCTTCGCCCATCTCGAGCGCGATGACCTTCAGATCGGCTTCGTCGACGTTCCCGGCCACGAACGCTTCGTCGACAACGCCCTGGCCGGACTCGGCGGCATCCGCATCATGCTGCTCGTGGTGGCGGCGGACGAGGGAGTCAAGCCCCAGACCCGAGAGCATCTCGATATCTGCTCGCTGCTCGAGATCCCGGTCGGAATTGTCGCGCTGACCAAGACCGACCTCGTCTCCGACGAG
This genomic window contains:
- a CDS encoding GatB/YqeY domain-containing protein, whose translation is MPTPQETIQTQIKEALKAGDKERLSTLRLLLTAIKNEQIRAGEEVDEPGFLQLVRKAIKQRKDSAEQYRKGDREELAAKEKREAEILSGYLPPQVDEDELRSAIATLVESEGLAGPAAIGTVMKAMMARYAGRAEGGTINKIAREVLGA